A genomic segment from Kyrpidia tusciae DSM 2912 encodes:
- a CDS encoding beta-class carbonic anhydrase encodes MSFLAETLAFNREFVQNRSYSEIPQSKYPKKKVLVVTCMDARLVELLPRAMNLHNGDAKFVKTAGALISHPFGGAMRSIMVGVYQLGVEEILVIGHHDCGMIGLRPERVLERAQTRGIPPERLDTLKGAGIDLEGWLTGFDRVEEAVAHSVEMIRQHPLIPRDLPVHGLVVDPTTGQLEVLIDGYNM; translated from the coding sequence ATGTCATTTCTTGCAGAAACCTTGGCATTCAATCGAGAATTCGTCCAGAACCGCAGCTATTCGGAGATCCCGCAATCAAAATACCCCAAGAAAAAGGTTCTGGTGGTCACCTGTATGGACGCCCGGCTGGTCGAATTGTTGCCCCGGGCGATGAATCTGCACAATGGAGACGCGAAGTTTGTCAAAACGGCCGGGGCGCTGATTTCTCACCCCTTTGGCGGGGCGATGCGGAGCATCATGGTGGGCGTGTATCAGCTTGGCGTGGAAGAAATTCTCGTGATCGGGCACCACGATTGCGGCATGATCGGATTGCGGCCCGAACGGGTTTTGGAGCGGGCCCAGACCCGGGGGATTCCCCCGGAACGGTTGGACACGCTGAAGGGGGCGGGCATCGATCTTGAAGGTTGGCTGACGGGATTTGACCGGGTTGAAGAGGCCGTGGCCCACAGTGTGGAGATGATCCGCCAACATCCGCTGATTCCGCGGGATCTCCCCGTTCACGGTCTGGTGGTGGACCCGACCACGGGCCAGCTCGAGGTGCTCATCGACGGGTATAACATGTGA
- a CDS encoding response regulator yields MEPEERKIRVLLVDDHEMVRIGLAAVLGTEEDMEVVGEAADGEEGVRLAMEYQPDVVLMDLVMEPIDGIETSRRILERLPDCKIIVLTSYVDDDKIYPALEAGAFSYLLKTSRAAEIAQAIRAAVQGQSVLEAQVAAKVMARVRRPDGQNERPLHEQLTDREREVLLLLAEGYSNQEVADALHIGVKTVKFHVTNILDKLQVEDRTQAVIYAYKHGLVKEKSE; encoded by the coding sequence GTGGAACCGGAAGAAAGAAAAATCCGCGTATTGTTGGTGGACGACCATGAGATGGTCCGGATCGGCCTGGCCGCCGTCCTGGGGACGGAAGAAGACATGGAAGTGGTGGGCGAAGCGGCGGACGGGGAAGAGGGCGTCCGCCTGGCCATGGAGTACCAGCCCGATGTGGTACTCATGGATCTGGTCATGGAGCCCATCGACGGGATTGAAACCAGCCGCCGGATTCTGGAACGGTTGCCCGATTGTAAAATCATCGTCCTTACCAGTTATGTGGACGACGATAAAATTTATCCAGCCCTAGAAGCAGGGGCCTTCAGCTACTTATTGAAGACCTCCCGGGCGGCGGAGATCGCCCAGGCGATCCGAGCTGCTGTGCAAGGGCAGTCCGTACTGGAGGCCCAGGTGGCGGCCAAAGTGATGGCTCGGGTGCGCCGGCCCGACGGCCAGAATGAGCGACCCCTCCACGAACAATTGACCGACCGGGAGCGGGAGGTCCTGCTCCTTCTCGCCGAAGGATACTCGAACCAGGAAGTGGCGGACGCCCTGCACATCGGTGTGAAGACCGTTAAATTCCACGTTACGAATATTTTGGATAAACTGCAGGTGGAAGACCGCACCCAAGCGGTGATCTACGCGTACAAACACGGGCTTGTGAAAGAAAAAAGCGAGTGA
- a CDS encoding HAMP domain-containing sensor histidine kinase, which yields MSKRLTDMIWRAMGQGLVFSLVLSGLQFYVLSMYLGFPSWDGWHAYLVPGLTALAIALSSGVLFGYWMTHPVVARLDRVKDIMVYMEKGDFAPEIPFLGEDEIGRLAQHLAHIRALWKEQVHSLQRLSSHNAELAAQVRQSAIAEERQRLARELHDAVSQQLFAISMTATAVARSFDQDPDRARQQIRLIEEMASVAQSEMRALLLHLRPVHLEGKHLAQALIELLQEFRAKLPLDIVWRIDETLRLPPGIEEQLFRIAQEALSNVLRHAKATRLEVALVRRPRMVRLQIQDNGVGFDSGENKHASYGLSSIRERVHTIGGTFHLVTAPGQGTRIDVRIPLLA from the coding sequence ATGTCCAAGCGATTGACCGATATGATTTGGCGGGCCATGGGGCAGGGGCTGGTTTTCAGTTTGGTGTTAAGCGGTCTTCAATTCTATGTCCTCTCCATGTATCTCGGCTTCCCGTCATGGGATGGGTGGCACGCTTACCTGGTCCCGGGACTCACCGCCCTGGCCATCGCCCTCTCGAGCGGCGTTCTTTTCGGCTACTGGATGACCCACCCTGTCGTCGCCCGACTGGACCGGGTGAAGGACATCATGGTATACATGGAAAAAGGGGATTTTGCCCCCGAGATCCCATTCCTGGGAGAGGACGAAATCGGGCGCTTGGCCCAACACCTCGCCCATATCCGGGCGTTGTGGAAAGAGCAGGTCCATTCCTTGCAGCGGCTCTCTTCCCACAACGCCGAGTTGGCGGCTCAGGTGCGACAGAGCGCCATCGCGGAAGAACGGCAGCGCTTGGCCCGGGAACTCCACGACGCCGTCAGTCAACAGCTGTTTGCGATTTCTATGACCGCCACCGCCGTGGCTCGTAGTTTTGACCAAGACCCCGACCGGGCCCGGCAACAGATCCGTCTCATTGAGGAAATGGCGTCGGTGGCCCAATCGGAGATGCGGGCCCTGCTCCTGCACCTGCGTCCGGTACACCTGGAGGGCAAGCACCTAGCCCAAGCCTTGATCGAACTGCTTCAAGAATTCCGGGCAAAGCTCCCGTTGGACATCGTGTGGCGGATCGATGAGACCCTCCGCCTCCCTCCGGGGATCGAGGAGCAGTTGTTTCGAATCGCCCAGGAGGCCCTATCCAACGTGTTGCGTCACGCCAAAGCCACCCGCCTGGAGGTGGCGTTAGTGCGGCGACCCCGGATGGTCCGGCTGCAGATCCAGGACAATGGCGTCGGCTTCGACAGCGGGGAGAACAAACACGCCTCCTATGGACTTTCCAGTATTCGGGAGCGCGTCCACACCATCGGGGGAACGTTTCACCTTGTGACCGCCCCGGGCCAAGGGACGCGGATCGACGTCCGCATCCCCTTGCTGGCCTAA